The following proteins are co-located in the Poecile atricapillus isolate bPoeAtr1 chromosome 2, bPoeAtr1.hap1, whole genome shotgun sequence genome:
- the EEF1E1 gene encoding eukaryotic translation elongation factor 1 epsilon-1 isoform X3, whose translation MAAALLSEVPRRCPPMGRAVVATLLPCPACPAVQDGGSGEGRGGAGAAGAAAGAAGREQVPVLQTNNGPGLTGLMTIAAHLVRQARKDQLLGSTAEEKAVVQQWLEYRVTRVNGGSSKEDTRTILKDLNMHLEDKVYLAGNIFTLADILMYYGLHHIMD comes from the exons ATGGCAGCGGCGCTTCTTTCGGAGGTGCCGCGGCGCTGTCCGCCAATGGGGCGAGCGGTTGTTGCCACCCTCCTTCCCTGTCCCGCGTGTCCCGCCGTGCAAGATGGCGGCAGCGGTGAGGGGCgcggaggagctggagctgctggagcggctgctggggctgccggGCGGGAACAA GTTCCTGTTCTCCAAACCAACAATGGCCCTGGGCTGACGGGGTTGATGACCATCGCTGCCCACCTGGTCAGGCAGGCTAGGAAAGACCAACTGCTGGGAAGCACTGCTGAGGAGAAGGCTGTGgtgcagcagtggctggagtACAGAGTGACCCGAGTAAATGGAGGCTCCAGTAAGGAAGATACTAGGACAATTCTGAAG GATCTTAACATGCACCTTGAAGATAAAGTCTACCTTGCAGGAAACATTTTTACCTTAGCAGACATTTTGATGTACTATGGATTGCATCATATCATG GATTGA
- the EEF1E1 gene encoding eukaryotic translation elongation factor 1 epsilon-1 isoform X1, which translates to MAAALLSEVPRRCPPMGRAVVATLLPCPACPAVQDGGSGEGRGGAGAAGAAAGAAGREQVPVLQTNNGPGLTGLMTIAAHLVRQARKDQLLGSTAEEKAVVQQWLEYRVTRVNGGSSKEDTRTILKDLNMHLEDKVYLAGNIFTLADILMYYGLHHIMVDLTVQEKEKYLNVSRWFNHIQHYPGVRQHLSDVVFIKNRLYTNAH; encoded by the exons ATGGCAGCGGCGCTTCTTTCGGAGGTGCCGCGGCGCTGTCCGCCAATGGGGCGAGCGGTTGTTGCCACCCTCCTTCCCTGTCCCGCGTGTCCCGCCGTGCAAGATGGCGGCAGCGGTGAGGGGCgcggaggagctggagctgctggagcggctgctggggctgccggGCGGGAACAA GTTCCTGTTCTCCAAACCAACAATGGCCCTGGGCTGACGGGGTTGATGACCATCGCTGCCCACCTGGTCAGGCAGGCTAGGAAAGACCAACTGCTGGGAAGCACTGCTGAGGAGAAGGCTGTGgtgcagcagtggctggagtACAGAGTGACCCGAGTAAATGGAGGCTCCAGTAAGGAAGATACTAGGACAATTCTGAAG GATCTTAACATGCACCTTGAAGATAAAGTCTACCTTGCAGGAAACATTTTTACCTTAGCAGACATTTTGATGTACTATGGATTGCATCATATCATG GTGGACCTCACAGTGCAAGAAAAGGAGAAGTACCTTAATGTGTCTCGTTGGTTCAACCACATTCAGCATTACCCAGGTGTCCGACAGCATCTGTCCGATGTCGTCTTTATCAAGAACAGATTATACACTAATGCTCATTAA
- the EEF1E1 gene encoding eukaryotic translation elongation factor 1 epsilon-1 isoform X2 has translation MAAAVRGAEELELLERLLGLPGGNKYGVQGERKVPVLQTNNGPGLTGLMTIAAHLVRQARKDQLLGSTAEEKAVVQQWLEYRVTRVNGGSSKEDTRTILKDLNMHLEDKVYLAGNIFTLADILMYYGLHHIMVDLTVQEKEKYLNVSRWFNHIQHYPGVRQHLSDVVFIKNRLYTNAH, from the exons ATGGCGGCAGCGGTGAGGGGCgcggaggagctggagctgctggagcggctgctggggctgccggGCGGGAACAAGTACGGCGTCCAGGGGGAGCGGAAG GTTCCTGTTCTCCAAACCAACAATGGCCCTGGGCTGACGGGGTTGATGACCATCGCTGCCCACCTGGTCAGGCAGGCTAGGAAAGACCAACTGCTGGGAAGCACTGCTGAGGAGAAGGCTGTGgtgcagcagtggctggagtACAGAGTGACCCGAGTAAATGGAGGCTCCAGTAAGGAAGATACTAGGACAATTCTGAAG GATCTTAACATGCACCTTGAAGATAAAGTCTACCTTGCAGGAAACATTTTTACCTTAGCAGACATTTTGATGTACTATGGATTGCATCATATCATG GTGGACCTCACAGTGCAAGAAAAGGAGAAGTACCTTAATGTGTCTCGTTGGTTCAACCACATTCAGCATTACCCAGGTGTCCGACAGCATCTGTCCGATGTCGTCTTTATCAAGAACAGATTATACACTAATGCTCATTAA